taggattcaactaggattttagccaaatagattggttttataaaaaaaattacataggaacgctttagtcgataaggcgacgctttatgcccgccttatccctaaggcgctccgaaagaccctcaaacgcctccgtcgccttaccgccttaaaaactatggctcCTTATACCTAAAATTTACACTTTGCGCTATCGCtctatcatcaattttcaccacctcatcTTCAGTCCTATTgttactaaagttacacaccatatactctgctttTGTCCTAAAtctcttaaaacctcttgattccaatgTTTATCTCCATAAATCCAACTTTGCATTTGTCCCtccttttgtttcatccaccaagACAATATGGCTTTGAAAAGAGTTGGTTGGAgaaaaggatccatgtagccaaccccatttagttgggttgagttgagttgtactCAATTCGGAGGAAAAATAATCTTATAAAGAAGGATTAGCCTTAACATACAAATGTTGTgcctctcttccctttttcttttcaattttttagcGGCTTGTCCTTCCTTAGTAATGATGCAATGATAAAAAGTGCATAATGTCTAGTACAATAAGTTGTAACTCAGCCCCGATGCTATAAAACCTAACCAAAATAGTGATTCATAATGTTAACTTTGCTCCTAGTCCAGTTCAAAAGTGGAGAAACAGAATATGCCACATATGCCATATAGAATAAGGAGTTTTCATGCAGTGTCAACATTTTTGCTTACCCGCACAGTAAGGCAGTTTCACTGTACACACTCTTGCATCTCGTAACCTCATTGCTGAAAGGTTCTAAAAGTGAGGCACCATGAAGAAACTTTAACGCCGCCTCAAAGTATAGTCCAGTCCTTTCAAGATCTGAGCCAGGGTCCTATAGAAGAAAAGTGAACAATAAAAAGAATCAGATACAATGTTGTCAAGcttaggaaaagaaaatagcTAAACATTGAGATGGGGTAACTTTATACACCTTAAGACGATCGGCAGTGTGTTTCAGATTTGTGGCTTCCTTCAATGCAGTATTAGCAGCAGCCTGACCAGAGGAATCCCTCCTAGCTGGACTTGGAGCATTGAGATCCTTGACCCCGATGGGACCATTAGGTGTAGGATGTCTTGAATTACTATGACTAGCTCCATTATGGTTATCAGCCTTCCTAGGGTGACTTGAAACTTTCAATGCATCACCACCACTACCAGAAGCATCAACAAGCACAACATCAGATACACCTACTGGCATTGTTCGGGGACATCGAGTTTGTGTTTCCTGTTTATCCACAGAACGTGGAAAGAATTGCGACTTCCCTCTCCCCGATGCTACATCCATCTTATCATTTTTGTCCGAAGGAAACCGACTAGAGGATCTCTCACCGTCACGGACCTGCAGTAGATTTTGCTGTGTGATGGATTTTCCATCCTTGCTGCAAGTGGCACCAAATTTCACATCAAAGCCCTCATGTCCCCCAAGTTTCGATTGGTTTTCTCTTCTACTGCTTTCACTTGACCATTTCCCTGCAGAATCTTTCTTACCTGAGTAAGTCTTCTCATTCCTATTAGACTTAAAAGCACATTTATCCTGAGAGTCGTATTTCCCATCCCTTATATCTTGATGGTAAGGAGAACGATCATGAGATTCAGTCTCTGCCTCATATCTCGAACTCTTCATTGCATACATGTCTTCCTGCTCGCTGAATGAATCAGACAGCTTAACCTTACCCTTATCAAAACCAGACTTGAAACTTCTGTGCTTCTCTTTAGACCGTGATGAGGATCCCATCCCAGACTTCCGAGGAAGAGAACCACTGACACGGTAATGACCGTTGTTCACCCTCTCCTCATTGGGGTCATGGTCCTTAGCCCACGGATCATTCTGATATCGGTTATGCCTATCTGTGCTATCAGCATCACCATTCACCAAATGGGTGTTTTCAAATTCAGAAGAAGGTTCAATCTGCAAGTTCCCTTTGCCAAAAAACGTGTGATCGGCATCCCTGTCCTGATAATCCAGCACAGGAGACTCCAGGCCTTCATGATGTAACACAGAAAAAGTCTTCTCCTTCCTTACCATACCAGACCGATCACTCCCACCATCCCCTTCACCATCAGAGAATCTTCTTGGGCTACCCATAACAGAGACACCACCGTTCATCACATCATCTTTTCCTAACATATCTCTTCTTGCCAGCATAGGCTTGTCTGGATTGGAAAACCTCAAAGGAGACGATGAAACTGATTCTACTGGTGAACCTTTCACTTCCTGGAAGTTGGTTTTAGTTTTACGAGATCCTGAAACCTTTGAAGAACTGGAAGTAGCAGCCATGGAAGGCTGTCCATATCCAATATCCTTTTTTAATGACTCCAAAACTTCCAAGGTCCGTTGAGAGCCATCTTTTCCTCCCCGATATTGCCCTAATTGTTGGTCCTTCTCCATATAACATGTGCCGCCTTCTTCTGCTCCATCAATTGGTTGATCTCTACCTCCGGACAAGAGGATTTTGGTCAACTGACCCTTTTTGTCTGTTCTACCATCACCCTTACTCGTGCTGGACTCCTTTGCCTCGGACTTAGAAGCCttggccttcttctcctttgggcGTTCACTTTCACTGGTCTCCTCCTTCACAGAACCCCTGCCGTCCTGGAAGTGATGCCCACTACTTGGATCTAAAGAAATCCGATTCTCCTGCCACTCCTTCACTTTCCTCTTCTTAGCTGCGGCAtccattttatttgattttttcataTCCTGGGCAGCCCCTCCATCCAAAGAAACCTGAACTCGATCCTTATGTTTCTTTGCAGAAGCAGGAAAACTGCCTTTGCTATCATGCTTTGAATCCTTCATAGACAAGTGCTCATTAAATTTGTTCGGATCCTTTCCAGGTGCCTTAGCTAGCAAACCACTACTTGAGCAGGGCTGGGCAATCCCGAGGTCAGAATTCTGTTCTTCATCAGTATAATACATACCTTCTGTCTTCACTTTCTTATAAGCTCTATCTTCATTTTGATCAGTTTCCCTCTTGCACTTTGTTTTTGAGTGCCTAGAAACACCTGTTGACATATATCAAAAACAGTTACAGATTTCCCAAGTTCACAATTGTGAAACCACAAAGAAATGTTAGCTCGTGAACAATACCTCCATCCAAATGGATTTCAAGCAgtttctgcttctctttctgTTTTTGCATGCGTTTATCCGCAGCCAAGTCACCTGACTGACTTAATTGTTGGAAGACGGACTTGTTCACAGGATTGGATCCCAAAGGAAGTTGGTTCACGTCAGTTAAGCTTCTACTTTTCGCAGACGGCTGTTGATTCTTCTTTGCAGAACTTGAAAAGTGAATGGATCCCAGGTGGTTGGCTGCACTTGGTACTTCCTTCAAACCATGTCTCTTCTTTGCACTGCTAGGCAGAGCCCGCAAGGTAAGATTACGGTGGTTTTGGTCAAGTCGCTGTACCTCATCCAAAGTTACCCCTGATGCAGCTGCATCAAGCTGACTATGCATATTATTTTGACCCTCAGTGATGGGGACTTGGTATGCAGCATACAGAGCTCTTGTTGTCTCCTCTTCGCTAATATCACACCGGTTCATTCCAGGCCTAGCAACCAGTCAAAATAGTCAGACTAAGAGAAAGgttgaaaataaatttaaaacaaaaaacaaaaaacaaaaaaacaaaaaaacaaaacaaaacaaaacaaaaaaacaaaacaaatagggATAAAACAGCGAGGTCTTCAAAAACTATACATCTACATGAGTAAATGACAAAT
This Macadamia integrifolia cultivar HAES 741 chromosome 10, SCU_Mint_v3, whole genome shotgun sequence DNA region includes the following protein-coding sequences:
- the LOC122091490 gene encoding cysteine-tryptophan domain-containing zinc finger protein 7-like, translated to MLSLGSRDGRKGLGFGVAGEMEETEIEEGEACDYQDDDASIDPDVALSYIDEKLQDVLGHFQKDFEGGVSAENLGAKFGGYGSFLPTYQRSPSVWSQPRSPPKMQNYNTPRSPNHLSVEGVHQNSSVPSSAPFAVRLGPASSNAAPPPVSRVPSVDNSVKRDVCSYPPRASAEFSPNHEHVIKSVNPNDQKTLKVRIKVGPDSTSVQNNAELYSGLGLDMSPSSSFDDSAAESGGLSPEFRDLPDESPTIILQIMTSFPVPGGLLLSPLHDSLFCLSEKEKLQRDGRSGPTYMGGQESSGMLVDDSSSVVGISKVLGERKMKSVEKSDKSLEMKNGSGKDSGNDITSLLKKEIDIDTMAGRELVSNALKLPLLSSSKFDIGDTTKGAVKAPDISREANKGMVKEKIFSSDLRKEEALELVPSQDLAMFDKQSAKISPADKVLDVRKDRSKGNKSYDICVTESDATKWRRDLDGGIAVAPKQKVGQKAPSYDQDGVKRPHVKEQLSSSGKRKSKGSRSNGTPAAEFPKESLKPVSSSASKDKKKNSQAGDYPFNSKSDVVKSRKNLGKTMDNHRDSIGEPVVEKAEDRVDSLEMPFKDRQNDSKPEIFDKVAHTLSDKPKDRSTGTKVGNQLTSEAYPRATLTAAPLMENGPVSDAAHPPLPSVLIENWVLCDKCQTWRLLPFGMEPTVLPKKWLCRMLNWLPGMNRCDISEEETTRALYAAYQVPITEGQNNMHSQLDAAASGVTLDEVQRLDQNHRNLTLRALPSSAKKRHGLKEVPSAANHLGSIHFSSSAKKNQQPSAKSRSLTDVNQLPLGSNPVNKSVFQQLSQSGDLAADKRMQKQKEKQKLLEIHLDGGVSRHSKTKCKRETDQNEDRAYKKVKTEGMYYTDEEQNSDLGIAQPCSSSGLLAKAPGKDPNKFNEHLSMKDSKHDSKGSFPASAKKHKDRVQVSLDGGAAQDMKKSNKMDAAAKKRKVKEWQENRISLDPSSGHHFQDGRGSVKEETSESERPKEKKAKASKSEAKESSTSKGDGRTDKKGQLTKILLSGGRDQPIDGAEEGGTCYMEKDQQLGQYRGGKDGSQRTLEVLESLKKDIGYGQPSMAATSSSSKVSGSRKTKTNFQEVKGSPVESVSSSPLRFSNPDKPMLARRDMLGKDDVMNGGVSVMGSPRRFSDGEGDGGSDRSGMVRKEKTFSVLHHEGLESPVLDYQDRDADHTFFGKGNLQIEPSSEFENTHLVNGDADSTDRHNRYQNDPWAKDHDPNEERVNNGHYRVSGSLPRKSGMGSSSRSKEKHRSFKSGFDKGKVKLSDSFSEQEDMYAMKSSRYEAETESHDRSPYHQDIRDGKYDSQDKCAFKSNRNEKTYSGKKDSAGKWSSESSRRENQSKLGGHEGFDVKFGATCSKDGKSITQQNLLQVRDGERSSSRFPSDKNDKMDVASGRGKSQFFPRSVDKQETQTRCPRTMPVGVSDVVLVDASGSGGDALKVSSHPRKADNHNGASHSNSRHPTPNGPIGVKDLNAPSPARRDSSGQAAANTALKEATNLKHTADRLKDPGSDLERTGLYFEAALKFLHGASLLEPFSNEVTRCKSVYSETALLCGFCAREYERFKEMAAASMAYKCMEVAHMKVIYSKHFTASKDQIELQNALKVVPPGESPSSSASDIDNLNNQATVDKIAVSKDNSSQVAGNHVIVARNRPAFERLLGFTRDVTSAMEASRKSQNAFAAANASLEESQHGEGISSVKRVLEFSFHDVEGLLRLVRLAMQVISR